Proteins from a genomic interval of Diospyros lotus cultivar Yz01 chromosome 6, ASM1463336v1, whole genome shotgun sequence:
- the LOC127803628 gene encoding receptor-like protein EIX2, which yields MPLLAYLDISFNYLYGSIPLSLGNLQNMTDLNNHLSGVIPDIWSNFKYLYYLDISNNNFSGKIPSSIGSLSYIKFLFLGGSKLSGQVPSSLQNCTSMDTLDMGDNRLSGNLPSWVGEAMPSLLIFRVRNNSFTGHIPGQLCRLSNLHILDLSHNKLTGIIPTCLGNLSRLKIELELDSERYEGSLQVATKGRIMEYTETTLYPVNSLDLSSNNLSGGIPQELTTLSELGTLILSRNQLTGKIPEVIGNLKDLETLDLSHNKLVGEIPASMVSLTFLSHLNLSFNNLSGKIPTNNQFQTFDDPSIYGGSLALCGTPLATKCSASGNGNGETLSGWDKDDEDVKDRLEKLWFYLTVTLGFFMRFWGVCGSLMIEKR from the coding sequence ATGCCATTGTTGGCATACTTGGACATCTCTTTCAACTATCTATATGGTAGTATCCCCTTGTCCCTAGGCAATCTGCAAAACATGACCGACCTAAATAATCATCTGTCTGGAGTAATTCCTGACATTTGGAGCAATTTTAAATATCTCTACTACCTGGACATCTCGAACAACAATTTTTCTGGTAAGATCCCAAGCTCAATTGGCTCTCTAAgttacattaaatttttgtttctggGTGGGAGCAAGCTTTCTGGTCAAGTCCCTTCCAGCTTGCAAAACTGCACTAGTATGGATACTCTTGATATGGGTGACAATCGACTCTCTGGAAATCTTCCATCTTGGGTAGGAGAAGCCATGCCGTCTTTATTGATTTTTCGCGTGAGAAACAATTCCTTTACAGGACACATTCCTGGGCAATTATGTCGCCTCTCTAATCTTCACATATTGGATCTTTCACACAACAAGCTCACAGGGATAATCCCAACTTGTTTAGGGAATTTGAGTCGCTTGAAAATTGAGCTTGAGTTGGATTCTGAGCGATATGAAGGGAGCTTGCAGGTGGCCACCAAGGGTAGAATAATGGAGTACACAGAAACCACCCTTTACCCTGTGAATAGTCTTGATCTCTCCAGCAATAACTTATCCGGTGGCATTCCACAAGAACTGACCACACTTTCCGAGTTGGGCACCTTGATCTTGTCCAGGAATCAGTTGACAGGAAAGATCCCGGAGGTGATTGGGaacttgaaagatttagaaaccCTCGATCTTTCCCACAACAAACTTGTGGGTGAAATCCCAGCAAGCATGGTTTCTTTGACCTTTCTAAGTCACTTGAACTTATCGTTTAACAATTTGTCTGGTAAAATACCCACAAACAATCAGTTTCAGACGTTCGATGATCCATCCATTTATGGGGGTAGTCTTGCGCTTTGTGGGACTCCATTGGCAACCAAATGTAGTGCCAGTGGTAATGGCAATGGCGAGACACTTTCTGGTTGGGACAAAGATGATGAAGACGTTAAAGATCGGTTGGAGAAGCTATGGTTCTACTTGACTGTCACACTAGGATTCTTCATGAGATTTTGGGGAGTCTGCGGCAGTTTAATGATTGAGAAACGGTAG
- the LOC127803632 gene encoding receptor-like protein EIX1 encodes MLAVRGSSTSPLIGLYEEDSHNVVDIPDCKGPPFLAFLNSYSEFEVLGWAAHHPNINADVELLNRGIIELHIEPYDEDQGTGELRYAQVALVWTSRNEKSSSALANDALIAGNVVKLKLQNPFPRSIDTDGMDYELGGAISPSLLNLTYLSASFGGAIPRSLGNLSSLLYLDLSNNFVELEGKDLNWVSSLSYLRYLNLGGVDLSKVSSHWLQTINLLPSLVEVHLPQCQLLNLPPSLPSINFAALSVLKLSRNGFNSTIPHWLFNLSSLLQLDLNSNNLQGRLPDTFEELISLQNLDLSQNTYLEGELPPSLGKLCNLQTLKLSMNNISGEVTELISALSGCNKSKIETLDLGFNTLTGRLPNSFGYLKKLRDLQLWENMFRGSIPNSIGNLSSLEYLYLSNNEMSGSIPGNLGQLSSMIVLDLSENSWQGVITETHFANLSSLIKGVANDKNFTKYFSDFQN; translated from the exons ATGCTGGCGGTTCGCGGCTCGTCGACTAGCCCTCTCATTGGGCTCTACGAAGAGGATAGCCATAATGTAGTTGACATTCCTGACTGCAAAG GTCCTCCTTTTTTGGCATTCTTGAATTCGTATTCTGAATTTGAAGTTCTTGGCTGGGCTGCTCACCATCCGAACATTAATGCAGATGTCGAGCTTCTGAATCGAG gCATCATTGAATTACATATAGAGCCATATGATGAAGATCAGGGGACGGGTGAATTGCGGTATGCGCag GTTGCTTTGGTTTGGACTTCCAGAAATGAAAAATCCTCTTCTGCTTTGGCCAAT GACGCACTAATAGCTG GGAACGTTGTGAAGCTAAAACTTCAAAATCCATTTCCAAGAAGTATTGATACTGATGGAATGGATTATGAATTGGGAGGGGCGATCAGTCCGTCTTTGCTCAACTTGACGTACTTGAG CGCGTCTTTTGGTGGGGCAATCCCACGAAGTTTGGGAAACCTTTCTAGCTTGCTTTATCTAGATCTCAGCAATAACTTTGTAGAATTAGAGGGCAAGGATTTGAATTGGGTATCAAGTCTTTCCTATTTGAGATACCTAAATTTGGGAGGTGTGGACTTGAGCAAGGTCTCATCTCATTGGCTTCAAACTATTAATTTGCTTCCTTCCCTTGTAGAAGTACACTTGCCTCAATGTCAGCTTCTCAACCTCCCGCCATCTCTTCCATCTATTAACTTCGCAGCCCTCTCAGTGCTCAAACTTTCAAGGAATGGCTTCAATTCCACAATACCTCACTGGTTATTTAATCTCAGCTCCCTACTGCAACTTGACCTAAACTCCAACAATCTCCAAGGTAGGCTTCCAGACACATTTGAAGAACTTATTTCCCTCCAAAATCTTGATCTCTCACAGAATACTTACTTAGAAGGCGAGTTGCCGCCAAGTTTAGGAAAGCTTTGCAATTTGCAGACATTGAAGCTTTCCATGAACAATATCAGTGGTGAGGTAACTGAACTCATTAGCGCGTTATCAGGATGCAATAAAAGTAAGATAGAGACGTTGGACTTGGGATTCAACACACTGACAGGAAGGCTCCCTAATTCATTTGGATACTTAAAGAAGTTGAGGGACCTTCAACTGTGGGAGAACATGTTTAGAGGTTCAATTCCCAATTCCATTGGAAACTTGTCTTCCTTGGAGTACTTGTACCTCTCGAACAATGAAATGAGTGGTAGCATCCCTGGTAATCTTGGGCAGCTCTCATCAATGATAGTGTTAGATCTCTCAGAGAATTCATGGCAAGGTGTTATAACTGAGACCCATTTTGCAAATCTCTCAAGCTTAATTAAAGGAGTTGCAAATGACAAAAACTTCACCAAATATTTCagtgattttcaaaattga
- the LOC127803627 gene encoding receptor-like protein EIX2, producing the protein GKDLNWVSSLSCLRYLNLGGNDLSKVSSHWLQTVNLLPSLVELHLPQCQLLNLPLSLPSTNFTSLSVLELSNNGFNSYAIPYWLFNLSALENLDLSENSLGGQLPASVGKLCNLHILKLSLNNFSGEVTEFINALSGCTNSRLKTLDLGYNTFRGSIPNSIGNLSSLESLYLSSNQMSGSIPDNLGQLSSMIVLDLSENPWQGVITETHLANLSKSCQLGPKFPTWLQDQNELKTVVLNNVRISGPLPDWLLKLDVLVDELDVAHNNLSGQVPNSLRFSYQSTVDLSSNRLEGPLPLWSSNVSALHLGGNLFSGPIPPDIGEAMSILIDLDISRNYLNGSIPLSIGNLTALNNLAISNNRLSGVIPNIWNSMPSLYFIDLSNNSLSGKIPSSIGSQGCYLVFLFLGKNNLSGQVPSSLQKCTHMETLDIGDNKLSGNLPSWIGETMLSLLILRVRNNSFTGHIPGQLCRLSNLHILDLSHNKLTGTIPTCLGNLSRLKIELELDSERYEGSLQVATKGRIMEYTETTLYLVNSLDLSSNNLSGGIPQELTMLSKLGTLILSRNQLTGKIPEMIGNLKDLETLDLSHNKLVGEIPTSMVSLTFLSHLNLSFNNLSGKIPTNNQFQTFDDPSIYGGNLALCGTPLATKCSGSGNGNGEAPSGGGKDDEDVKGRLEKLWFYLTVTVGFFMGFWGVCGSLMIKKRWRLAYFCFLEKIIDETTILIFKTTNRLKRMFKRLSGQVPSNLQNCTRLGTLDVSDNQLSGNLPSWTGEAMPTLSIFRARNNSFTGHIPWQLCGHSYLQILDLSNNKLTGIIPTCLGDLVGRNAFRAFSSDDETTSVAISIFEHNSLLRESQRVTVSKDALALGADGNEKEMLSITLFHSLVCTCASSSLETWLLLREFQGGGGLHRS; encoded by the exons GGCAAGGATTTGAATTGGGTATCAAGTCTTTCCTGTCTGAGGTACCTAAATTTGGGAGGTAATGACTTGAGCAAGGTCTCATCTCATTGGCTTCAAACTGTTAATTTGCTTCCTTCCCTTGTAGAACTACACTTGCCTCAATGTCAGCTTCTCAACCTCCCGCTATCTCTTCCATCCACAAATTTCACATCTCTCTCAGTACTTGAACTTTCCAACAATGGCTTCAACTCCTATGCTATACCCTATTGGTTGTTCAATCTTAGTGCCCTCGAAAATCTTGATCTATCAGAGAATTCCTTGGGAGGCCAGTTGCCAGCAAGTGTAGGAAAGCTTTGCAATTTACATATATTAAAGCTTTCTTTAAACAATTTTAGTGGTGAGGTAACTGAATTCATCAATGCTTTATCAGGATGCACTAATAGTAGGTTAAAGACGTTGGACTTGGGATACAACACATTTAGAGGTTCAATTCCTAACTCCATAGGAAATTTATCTTCTTTGGAGTCCTTGTACCTCTCTTCTAATCAAATGAGTGGTAGCATCCCGGACAATCTTGGGCAGCTCTCTTCAATGATAGTGTTAGACCTCTCTGAGAATCCATGGCAAGGTGTCATAACTGAAACCCATTTGGCAAATCTCTCAAA ATCATGCCAATTAGGTCCCAAATTCCCCACGTGGCTTCAAGATCAAAATGAGTTGAAAACTGTGGTACTAAACAATGTAAGAATTTCAGGCCCCTTACCTGATTGGCTATTGAAGCTGGATGTGCTTGTTGATGAATTAGATGTCGCTCACAATAACTTAAGCGGACAGGTGCCAAACTCACTGCGCTTCAGTTACCAATCTACTGTTGATCTTAGTTCAAACCGCTTGGAGGGCCCTCTTCCACTTTGGTCTTCCAATGTAAGTGCACTTCATCTGGGGGGCAACTTGTTCTCTGGGCCAATTCCTCCTGACATTGGTGAGGCAATGTCAATATTGATAGACTTAGATATCTCCCGAAACTATCTAAATGGTAGCATTCCCTTGTCAATAGGCAATCTGACAGCCTTGAACAACCTAGCCATCTCAAATAATCGACTATCTGGAGTAATTCCAAACATTTGGAATAGCATGCCATCTCTGTACTTCATTGATCTGTCAAACAACAGTTTATCCGGTAAGATCCCAAGCTCAATAGGCTCCCAAGGTTGTTATCTCGTATTTCTATTTCTGGGTAAGAATAATCTTTCAGGGCAGGTCCCATCCAGCTTGCAGAAATGCACACATATGGAAACTCTTGACATTGGTGACAATAAACTCTCTGGAAATCTTCCATCTTGGATCGGAGAAACCATGCTATCTTTATTGATTCTTCGCGTGAGAAACAATTCCTTTACAGGACACATTCCTGGGCAATTATGTCGCCTCTCCAATCTTCACATATTGGATCTTTCACACAACAAGCTCACAGGGACAATCCCAACTTGTTTAGGGAATTTGAGTCGCTTGAAAATTGAGCTTGAGTTGGATTCTGAGCGATATGAAGGGAGCTTGCAGGTGGCCACCAAGGGTAGAATAATGGAGTACACAGAAACCACCCTTTACCTTGTGAATAGTCTTGATCTCTCCAGCAATAACTTATCCGGTGGCATTCCGCAAGAACTGACCATGCTTTCCAAGTTGGGCACCTTGATCTTGTCCAGGAATCAGTTGACAGGAAAGATCCCGGAAATGATTGGGaacttgaaagatttagaaaccCTCGATCTTTCCCACAACAAACTTGTGGGTGAAATCCCAACAAGCATGGTTTCTTTGACCTTTCTAAGTCACTTGAACTTATCGTTTAACAATTTATCTGGTAAAATACCCACAAACAATCAGTTTCAGACGTTCGATGATCCATCCATTTATGGGGGTAATCTTGCGCTTTGTGGGACTCCATTGGCAACCAAATGTAGTGGCAGTGGTAATGGCAATGGCGAGGCACCTTCTGGTGGGGGCAAAGATGATGAAGACGTTAAAGGTCGGTTGGAGAAGCTATGGTTCTACTTGACTGTCACAGTAGGATTCTTCATGGGATTTTGGGGAGTCTGTGGCAGTTTGATGATTAAGAAACGGTGGAGActtgcatatttttgttttctcgAGAAAATAATAGATGAAACCACTATATTAATCTTTAAAACCACTAATCGTTTGAAGAGGATGTTTAAGAG GCTTTCTGGTCAAGTCCCTTCCAACTTGCAAAATTGCACAAGACTGGGTACTCTTGACGTTAGTGACAATCAACTCTCTGGAAATCTTCCATCTTGGACCGGAGAAGCCATGCCAACTTTATCGATTTTCCGTGCGAGGAACAATTCCTTTACAGGGCACATTCCTTGGCAATTATGTGGCCACTCTTATCTTCAAATATTGGACCTTTCAAACAACAAGCTTACTGGGATAATCCCAACTTGTTTAGGGGATTTGGTG GGCAGAAACGCATTCAGGGCTTTCTCCAGCGATGATGAGACTACCTCTGTTGCTATTAGCATATTCGAGCATAACTCCCTCCTTAGGGAGAGTCAGAGGGTGACTGTTTCCAAG GATGCTCTTGCCTTGGGTGCCGATGGGAATGAAAAAGAGATGCTGTCAATTACCCTTTTTCATTCTCTTGTGTGCACTTGTGCTTCTTCAAGCCTTGAAACTTGGCTTCTGCTACGAGAGTTCCAAGGCGGTGGCGGGTTGCATAGAAGCTGA
- the LOC127803143 gene encoding receptor-like protein EIX1: MKKRCRQLPLFSLLCALVLLQALKLGFCYQNSKVVAGCMEAEKKALLKFKGGLTDPSGRLSSWVGEDCCAWRGVICDNRTGNVVKLKLQNPFSSNIDTGGMVYELGGAISLSLLDLKYLRYLDLSQNNFEGRRIPDFFGSLTKLRYLNLSGSSFGGVIPPSLGNLSRLLYLDLSDKFLD, from the coding sequence ATGAAAAAGAGATGCCGTCAATTACCGTTGTTCAGTCTCTTGTGTGCACTTGTGCTTCTTCAAGCCTTGAAACTTGGCTTCTGCTACCAGAATTCTAAGGTGGTGGCGGGTTGCATGGAAGCTGAGAAGAAAGCACTTCTCAAGTTCAAAGGTGGTCTCACGGACCCCTCGGGCCGGCTCTCTTCTTGGGTTGGGGAAGATTGTTGCGCATGGAGGGGTGTGATTTGCGACAACAGAACTGGGAACGTTGTGAAGCTAAAACTCCAAAATCCGTTTTCAAGTAATATTGATACTGGTGGAATGGTTTATGAATTGGGAGGGGCGATCAGTCTGTCTTTGCTTGACTTGAAGTATTTGAGGTACTTAGACCTTAGCCAGAATAACTTTGAAGGCAGACGGATACCTGATTTCTTTGGATCTCTTACAAAGTTGAGGTATCTCAATCTCTCTGGCTCTTCTTTTGGTGGGGTAATCCCACCAAGTTTGGGAAACCTTTCCAGATTGCTTTATCTAGATCTCAGCGATAAATTTCTAGATTAG